A window from Salvia miltiorrhiza cultivar Shanhuang (shh) chromosome 2, IMPLAD_Smil_shh, whole genome shotgun sequence encodes these proteins:
- the LOC131008335 gene encoding LRR receptor-like serine/threonine-protein kinase RGI2, whose translation MKLKNLTLFDNRLSWSIPAEIGMLSELEALCAGGNQDIDGEIPAEIENCRNLQVLGLADTKISGGLPRTIGRLQKLQVLSLYTTMLSGKIPADIGNCSELVDVYLYVNSLSGSLPPEIGKLQKLQNLLVWRNNLAGSIPEQIGSCKSLTVLDLSLNFFSGTIPQSIGNLTNLEEVMLSSNNISDSIPAVLSSATRLTQFQIDNNQISGSIPPELGLLQHLQIFFAWDNKLAGSIPTALSSCQSLQAFDLSRNSLTGSLPPDNFRRRGGLGSNPTIPKKSAFIHAMFNGFDEPHRSADEADRENKVIYGVPVATWLMHSNQPLNAILLTEVLGISVVVREWEAREEVVGAAMIKDVVGRLLSAEEGVEIRKRTEKVSVALKKSMEEGGDLCRELDDFIAHITR comes from the exons ATGAAGCTCAAGAACCTAACGTTGTTCGACAACAGGTTGAGCTGGAGCATCCCCGCCGAGATTGGAATGCTGTCGGAGCTAGAAGCCCTCTGCGCCGGCGGCAACCAAGACATCGACGGAGAGATTCCCGCCGAAATCGAAAACTGCCGGAATCTGCAGGTTCTCGGGCTGGCCGACACCAAGATCTCCGGCGGGCTTCCCCGCACCATCGGGAGGCTTCAGAAGCTCCAAGTACTGTCGCTCTACACCACGATGCTGTCAGGCAAGATTCCCGCGGACATCGGCAACTGCTCGGAGCTCGTGGATGTGTACTTGTACGTGAACAGTCTGTCAGGGTCACTGCCGCCGGAGATAGGAAAGCTGCAGAAGCTCCAGAATCTGCTGGTGTGGCGGAATAATTTGGCGGGCTCCATTCCGGAACAGATTGGAAGCTGCAAGAGTTTGACAGTCCTTGatctctccttgaacttcttctCCGGCACTATTCCCCAATCAATCGGGAATCTAACCAATCTCGAAGAAGTAATGCTCAGCAGCAACAACATCTCCGACTCCATTCCTGCGGTTCTCTCCAGTGCTACTAGGCTGACTCAGTTCCAAATCGACAACAATCAGATCTCCGGCTCCATTCCGCCTGAGCTCGGGCTGTTGCAGCACCTGCAGATCTTCTTCGCCTGGGATAACAAGCTGGCGGGCAGCATCCCGACGGCGCTGTCCAGCTGCCAGAGCCTCCAGGCGTTCGATTTGTCGCGCAATTCGCTCACGGGAAGCCTGCCTCCCGATAACTTTCGGCGAAGAGGTGGATTAG ggtcgaatcccacaatCCCCAAAAAATCAGCATTTATTCACGctatgttcaacggatttgatgaac CGCATCGATCCGCCGACGAAGCAGATAGAGAAAATAAGGTGATTTATGGGGTTCCGGTGGCAACGTGGCTGATGCATTCCAATCAGCCGTTGAATGCTATTTTATTGACGGAGGTTTTGGGGATTAGCGTGGTTGTGAGGGAGTGGGAGGCGAGGGAGGAGGTGGTGGGTGCTGCCATGATCAAGGATGTGGTGGGAAGGTTGCTGTCAGCGGAGGAAGGAGTGGAGATCAGGAAGAGGACGGAGAAGGTGAGCGTCGCCCTCAAGAAATCAATGGAGGAAGGCGGTGACTTATGCAGAGAACTGGATGATTTTATTGCCCATATTACTAGATAg
- the LOC131012103 gene encoding G-type lectin S-receptor-like serine/threonine-protein kinase At4g27290 isoform X2 yields MIERRNKIVLSILISSLIISAANDTINKSESIRDGETLVSSGGMFALGFFSLANSTNRYVGIWYNHIKPNTYVWLANREAPLTTKSGALTLTDSGFLLLLDETNATVWSSSTTATTPQNPAVQLLDSGNLVVKDAENLLWQSFDHPTDTYLPGMMSLGWNLDTRVETYLSSWKSHDDPSSGDFTAHLDPTGYPQIIVRRGKTVKFRLGPWNGVRFSGSPGTRNNPTLNMNKNEVKYGEDNVDGSVIARLTLSLEGVGVRWIWNDQSKSWMTYNLEADACDNYNACGAYGVCSVGDSPICRCMDRFVHRDEGNLSLGCVARTALACEGDVFFKYSGMKLPDARNTTFDDRKMLPADCEAECLKNCSCTAYKQLDIREETSGCLFYYGELFDARTMAVGGDELYIRIASADLEKDAESKRRKRVKLVASLASMAATVLICLVLILICVWKRKKDSNPYKEGQYSGSLGQEADLPFFSLPLILKATDNFSIDNKLGEGGFGPVYKEIAVKRLSKTSKQGVDELKNEVILIAKLQHRNLVRTLGCCADGEESMLIYEYMPNKSLDFILFDETKSMLLDWKKRFNIITGIAKGLLYLHQDSRLRIIHRDLKASNILLDAEMNPKISDFGLARSFGGNETQAQTSRVVGTYGYMSPEYAIDGMFSIKSDVFSFGVLVLEIVSGKRNRGFCHDDHNENSLNLLGYAWTLSKEGKSCELVDPCVGESFNLSEVLRSIQVGLLCVQRCQEDRPTMSTVVFMLGNQVELPEAKQPGFFAGRDVGGGRSYSSSNAANSENQLTITWSQGQGR; encoded by the exons ATGATTGAGCGTCGAAACAAAATCGTGCTTTCTATACTGATCTCCTCTCTTATAATTTCTGCTGCAAACGACACTATAAACAAATCTGAAAGCATCAGAGATGGAGAAACACTGGTATCATCAGGTGGCATGTTCGCCCTCGGATTCTTCAGTCTCGCCAACTCCACAAATCGATACGTCGGCATATGGTACAACCACATTAAACCCAACACATACGTCTGGCTCGCCAACAGAGAAGCTCCGCTCACCACAAAATCCGGCGCCTTAACACTCACCGACTCGGGATTTTTGCTGCTTCTCGACGAGACAAACGCCACCGTATGGTCGTCATCCACTACAGCAACAACGCCGCAGAATCCAGCCGTACAATTATTAGACTCCGGGAATCTGGTGGTGAAGGATGCGGAGAATCTCCTCTGGCAAAGCTTCGATCATCCCACCGACACCTATCTACCCGGGATGATGAGCCTAGGCTGGAATCTCGACACGCGGGTCGAGACCTACCTGTCGTCGTGGAAGAGCCACGACGACCCGAGTTCAGGTGACTTTACAGCTCACCTGGACCCAACCGGCTATCCGCAGATAATCGTCAGGAGGGGCAAAACCGTCAAGTTCCGGCTCGGGCCGTGGAACGGGGTCCGGTTCAGCGGCTCGCCCGGGACGAGGAACAATCCGACGCTGAACATGAACAAGAACGAGGTCAAGTACGGCGAGGACAACGTCGACGGATCGGTCATAGCCCGTCTCACGCTGAGCCTCGAGGGCGTCGGAGTGCGGTGGATATGGAACGACCAGAGCAAGTCGTGGATGACCTACAATCTCGAAGCGGACGCCTGCGACAACTACAACGCGTGCGGCGCCTACGGCGTCTGCAGCGTCGGAGACTCTCCGATCTGCAGGTGTATGGATAGATTCGTGCATAGAGATGAAGGGAATTTGTCCCTAGGGTGCGTGGCGAGGACTGCCTTGGCGTGTGAGGGAGATGTGTTCTTCAAGTACTCCGGGATGAAGCTGCCGGACGCGCGGAACACGACGTTCGATGACCGGAAAATGCTGCCGGCGGATTGCGAGGCGGAGTGCTTGAAGAATTGTTCGTGCACTGCGTACAAGCAGTTGGATATTAGGGAGGAGACGAGTGGGTGTCTGTTTTACTATGGGGAGTTGTTTGATGCTAGGACTATGGCTGTAGGTGGGGATGAACTTTACATCAGAATTGCTTCTGCTGATTTAG AAAAAGATGCAGAGTCTAAAAGGAGGAAGAGAGTGAAACTCGTAGCGAGTCTTGCATCAATGGCCGCGACAGTTCTTATCTGCCTTGTCCTGATTTTGATCTGTGTTTGGAAGAGGAAGAAAGATTCAAATCCTTATAAAGAAG GGCAATATAGTGGAAGTCTAGGCCAAGAAGCAGATCTGCCATTCTTCAGCTTACCATTAATCTTGAAAGCTACAGACAACTTTTCAATAGATAACAAGCTTGGTGAGGGTGGATTTGGACCTGTTTACAAG GAAATCGCGGTTAAGCGCTTGTCGAAAACCTCCAAGCAAGGAGTGGATGAATTGAAGAATGAGGTGATCTTGATAGCCAAACTTCAACATCGGAATTTGGTGAGGACGTTAGGATGTTGTGCTGATGGAGAAGAGAGCATGTTGATCTATGAATACATGCCTAACAAGAGTCTTGATTTTATCTTATTTG ATGAAACAAAAAGTATGTTACTTGATTGGAAAAAACGATTCAACATCATCACTGGAATTGCCAAGGGACTACTATATCTGCATCAAGactcgaggttgagaatcatcCATCGCGACCTCAAAGCCAGCAACATACTGCTGGATGCCGAGATGAACCCAAAGATATCCGACTTCGGCCTAGCCAGGAGTTTCGGAGGGAACGAGACTCAGGCTCAGACGAGTAGAGTTGTCGGAACATA CGGATACATGTCTCCGGAATATGCGATAGACGGTATGTTCTCAATCAAATCAGACGTGTTCAGCTTTGGTGTTCTTGTGCTGGAAATTGTGAGCGGAAAGAGAAACAGAGGATTCTGCCACGACGACCACAACGAAAACAGCCTAAACCTTCTGGGATAT GCGTGGACACTATCCAAGGAAGGAAAGTCATGCGAGCTAGTGGATCCATGTGTAGGCGAGTCGTTCAACTTGTCGGAAGTGCTGCGTTCAATCCAAGTGGGACTGCTGTGCGTGCAGAGATGCCAAGAAGATAGGCCGACCATGTCCACGGTGGTTTTCATGCTGGGAAACCAGGTTGAACTGCCTGAGGCCAAACAACCCGGTTTCTTCGCGGGGAGAGATGTAGGCGGCGGCCGCAGTTACAGTAGCTCAAACGCCGCCAATTCAGAGAATCAGCTTACCATTACCTGGAGTCAGGGTCAGGGAAGATAg
- the LOC131012103 gene encoding G-type lectin S-receptor-like serine/threonine-protein kinase At4g27290 isoform X1, whose product MIERRNKIVLSILISSLIISAANDTINKSESIRDGETLVSSGGMFALGFFSLANSTNRYVGIWYNHIKPNTYVWLANREAPLTTKSGALTLTDSGFLLLLDETNATVWSSSTTATTPQNPAVQLLDSGNLVVKDAENLLWQSFDHPTDTYLPGMMSLGWNLDTRVETYLSSWKSHDDPSSGDFTAHLDPTGYPQIIVRRGKTVKFRLGPWNGVRFSGSPGTRNNPTLNMNKNEVKYGEDNVDGSVIARLTLSLEGVGVRWIWNDQSKSWMTYNLEADACDNYNACGAYGVCSVGDSPICRCMDRFVHRDEGNLSLGCVARTALACEGDVFFKYSGMKLPDARNTTFDDRKMLPADCEAECLKNCSCTAYKQLDIREETSGCLFYYGELFDARTMAVGGDELYIRIASADLEKDAESKRRKRVKLVASLASMAATVLICLVLILICVWKRKKDSNPYKEGQYSGSLGQEADLPFFSLPLILKATDNFSIDNKLGEGGFGPVYKGVLENGQEIAVKRLSKTSKQGVDELKNEVILIAKLQHRNLVRTLGCCADGEESMLIYEYMPNKSLDFILFDETKSMLLDWKKRFNIITGIAKGLLYLHQDSRLRIIHRDLKASNILLDAEMNPKISDFGLARSFGGNETQAQTSRVVGTYGYMSPEYAIDGMFSIKSDVFSFGVLVLEIVSGKRNRGFCHDDHNENSLNLLGYAWTLSKEGKSCELVDPCVGESFNLSEVLRSIQVGLLCVQRCQEDRPTMSTVVFMLGNQVELPEAKQPGFFAGRDVGGGRSYSSSNAANSENQLTITWSQGQGR is encoded by the exons ATGATTGAGCGTCGAAACAAAATCGTGCTTTCTATACTGATCTCCTCTCTTATAATTTCTGCTGCAAACGACACTATAAACAAATCTGAAAGCATCAGAGATGGAGAAACACTGGTATCATCAGGTGGCATGTTCGCCCTCGGATTCTTCAGTCTCGCCAACTCCACAAATCGATACGTCGGCATATGGTACAACCACATTAAACCCAACACATACGTCTGGCTCGCCAACAGAGAAGCTCCGCTCACCACAAAATCCGGCGCCTTAACACTCACCGACTCGGGATTTTTGCTGCTTCTCGACGAGACAAACGCCACCGTATGGTCGTCATCCACTACAGCAACAACGCCGCAGAATCCAGCCGTACAATTATTAGACTCCGGGAATCTGGTGGTGAAGGATGCGGAGAATCTCCTCTGGCAAAGCTTCGATCATCCCACCGACACCTATCTACCCGGGATGATGAGCCTAGGCTGGAATCTCGACACGCGGGTCGAGACCTACCTGTCGTCGTGGAAGAGCCACGACGACCCGAGTTCAGGTGACTTTACAGCTCACCTGGACCCAACCGGCTATCCGCAGATAATCGTCAGGAGGGGCAAAACCGTCAAGTTCCGGCTCGGGCCGTGGAACGGGGTCCGGTTCAGCGGCTCGCCCGGGACGAGGAACAATCCGACGCTGAACATGAACAAGAACGAGGTCAAGTACGGCGAGGACAACGTCGACGGATCGGTCATAGCCCGTCTCACGCTGAGCCTCGAGGGCGTCGGAGTGCGGTGGATATGGAACGACCAGAGCAAGTCGTGGATGACCTACAATCTCGAAGCGGACGCCTGCGACAACTACAACGCGTGCGGCGCCTACGGCGTCTGCAGCGTCGGAGACTCTCCGATCTGCAGGTGTATGGATAGATTCGTGCATAGAGATGAAGGGAATTTGTCCCTAGGGTGCGTGGCGAGGACTGCCTTGGCGTGTGAGGGAGATGTGTTCTTCAAGTACTCCGGGATGAAGCTGCCGGACGCGCGGAACACGACGTTCGATGACCGGAAAATGCTGCCGGCGGATTGCGAGGCGGAGTGCTTGAAGAATTGTTCGTGCACTGCGTACAAGCAGTTGGATATTAGGGAGGAGACGAGTGGGTGTCTGTTTTACTATGGGGAGTTGTTTGATGCTAGGACTATGGCTGTAGGTGGGGATGAACTTTACATCAGAATTGCTTCTGCTGATTTAG AAAAAGATGCAGAGTCTAAAAGGAGGAAGAGAGTGAAACTCGTAGCGAGTCTTGCATCAATGGCCGCGACAGTTCTTATCTGCCTTGTCCTGATTTTGATCTGTGTTTGGAAGAGGAAGAAAGATTCAAATCCTTATAAAGAAG GGCAATATAGTGGAAGTCTAGGCCAAGAAGCAGATCTGCCATTCTTCAGCTTACCATTAATCTTGAAAGCTACAGACAACTTTTCAATAGATAACAAGCTTGGTGAGGGTGGATTTGGACCTGTTTACAAG GGAGTTCTTGAAAACGGGCAGGAAATCGCGGTTAAGCGCTTGTCGAAAACCTCCAAGCAAGGAGTGGATGAATTGAAGAATGAGGTGATCTTGATAGCCAAACTTCAACATCGGAATTTGGTGAGGACGTTAGGATGTTGTGCTGATGGAGAAGAGAGCATGTTGATCTATGAATACATGCCTAACAAGAGTCTTGATTTTATCTTATTTG ATGAAACAAAAAGTATGTTACTTGATTGGAAAAAACGATTCAACATCATCACTGGAATTGCCAAGGGACTACTATATCTGCATCAAGactcgaggttgagaatcatcCATCGCGACCTCAAAGCCAGCAACATACTGCTGGATGCCGAGATGAACCCAAAGATATCCGACTTCGGCCTAGCCAGGAGTTTCGGAGGGAACGAGACTCAGGCTCAGACGAGTAGAGTTGTCGGAACATA CGGATACATGTCTCCGGAATATGCGATAGACGGTATGTTCTCAATCAAATCAGACGTGTTCAGCTTTGGTGTTCTTGTGCTGGAAATTGTGAGCGGAAAGAGAAACAGAGGATTCTGCCACGACGACCACAACGAAAACAGCCTAAACCTTCTGGGATAT GCGTGGACACTATCCAAGGAAGGAAAGTCATGCGAGCTAGTGGATCCATGTGTAGGCGAGTCGTTCAACTTGTCGGAAGTGCTGCGTTCAATCCAAGTGGGACTGCTGTGCGTGCAGAGATGCCAAGAAGATAGGCCGACCATGTCCACGGTGGTTTTCATGCTGGGAAACCAGGTTGAACTGCCTGAGGCCAAACAACCCGGTTTCTTCGCGGGGAGAGATGTAGGCGGCGGCCGCAGTTACAGTAGCTCAAACGCCGCCAATTCAGAGAATCAGCTTACCATTACCTGGAGTCAGGGTCAGGGAAGATAg